The following coding sequences lie in one Anticarsia gemmatalis isolate Benzon Research Colony breed Stoneville strain chromosome 16, ilAntGemm2 primary, whole genome shotgun sequence genomic window:
- the LOC142979366 gene encoding fatty-acid amide hydrolase 2-A-like → MCTAEITNKPVPLKLRVLHVVRIVLAKVVKFFLSLYYGVEGEKIPPIHDDILKEPAIEVAKKIRNKEITSVEVLEACIRRIKDVNSALNFFVQDRYELALKEAQDADDLVRSGTKTSAQLEEEKPLLGVPFTTKDCIAVKGLQHTAGVVLRKDVVADKDSDAVRLLRQKGAIIIGLTNVPELCMWWESHNHIHGRTNNPYNTTRIVGGSSGGEGVSQAVAASSFGIGSDIGGSIRMPAYFNGIFGHKPSRNIVSNEGQFPIPDSELLNSFLSIGPMTRHAVDLKPIMKIISGENAKKLNLDEPVDIKKLKFFYQYSSKAPLVDPVDPEIKAALKKVTEFLEEQHKLTAEEKQIPLLRKSMPIWLSNMKSTKRFGQYIMKNDSISAICLEIVKNIFGLSPNTLIGLITSLIDHGGIKVGDAKYNHYRKLRDDLENIFTTMLGENGVFLYPTHPTTAPYHNEPLVRPFNFTYTSIINCLGLPSTTVPLGLSSEGLPIGIQVVANYNQDRICFAVAEELDRAFGGWVEPQKS, encoded by the exons ATGTGTACCGCGGAAATTACAAACAAACCTGTACCATTGAAACTGAGAGTGCTTCATGTTGTGAGAATAGTGTTAGCAAAAGTAGTGAAATTCTTCTTAAGTTTATACTATGGTGTTGAGGGAGAGAAAATACCGCCGATTCATGACGACATTCTGAAGGAGCCGGCTATTGAAGTCGCAAAGAAAATCCGGAACAAAGAG ATAACCAGTGTCGAAGTGTTAGAGGCGTGTATCAGGCGGATAAAAGATGTCAACTCCGCATTGAACTTCTTTGTCCAAGACCGATATGAATTGGCTCTGAAGGAAGCACAGGATGCTGATGATCTCGTCCGAAGTGGGACAAAGACCAGTGCACAATTGGAAGAAGAAAAACCGCTACTAGGTGTACCGTTCACTACCAAAGATTGCATCGCCGTTAAAG GATTACAACACACTGCCGGTGTAGTACTCCGTAAGGATGTGGTGGCTGATAAAGACAGCGATGCTGTCAGGTTATTGCGACAAAAGGGAGCTATCATCATCGGCCTGACAAATGTACCGGAACTTTGCATGTG GTGGGAGAGTCACAATCACATACATGGAAGGACTAATAATCCTTACAACACTACGAGGATTGTCGGAGGTTCTTCTGGTGGTGAAGGAGTCAGTCAAGCGGTTGCAGCCAGTTCATTTGGTATTG gttcCGATATTGGAGGGTCCATCCGCATGCCCGCTTATTTCAATGGAATCTTTGGTCACAAGCCTTCACGAAATATTGTGTCTAATGAAGGGCAGTTCCCGATTCCAGATTCAGAGTTGCTTAATTCGTTTTTGA GTATCGGACCAATGACCAGACACGCTGTCGATTTAAAGCccattatgaaaattatatcagGAGAGAACGCAAAAAAGTTGAACCTAGATGAGCCTGTCGACATCAAAAAGCTAAAATTCTTCTACCAATACAGTAGCAAGGCACCTTTAGTAGATCCAGTGGACCCCGAAATTAAAGCTGCCTTGAAAAAAGTTACGGAGTTTCTAGAAGAACAGCACAAGTTGACTGCAGAGGAGAAACAAATTCCATTACTGCGCAAATCTATGCCAATTTGGCTATCGAACATGAAGAGTACGAAAAGGTTTGGTCAATACATCATGAAGAACGACAGCATTAGTGCCATATGTTTGGAGATTGTGAAAAATATCTTTGGTCTCTCTCCGAACACATTGATCGGTCTTATTACCTCGTTGATTGATCACGGAGGTATCAAAGTTGGTGATGCGAAGTATAATCACTACCGTAAGCTGCGTGACGACTTGGAGAATATATTCACAACAATGCTCGGTGAAAATGGAGTGTTCTTATATCCAACACATCCTACAACAGCTCCTTATCATAATGAACCTTTGGTGCGACCATTCAACTTCACTTATACTTCCATTATCAACTGTCTGGGCCTACCTTCCACCACTGTACCTTTAGGCCTCAGTAGTGAGGGTCTTCCTATCGGAATACAAGTAGTAGCAAATTATAATCAAGACAGAATTTGTTTTGCTGTAGCCGAGGAGTTAGATCGTGCATTTGGCGGTTGGGTGGAACCTCAAAAATCGTAA